From the Sphingomonas aliaeris genome, one window contains:
- the ygfZ gene encoding CAF17-like 4Fe-4S cluster assembly/insertion protein YgfZ: protein MPETTLPDRALLRISGTDVRGFLQGLVTADVNGPLPAWSALLSPQGKVLFDFMLWADGDDILVDCETAQADALARRLSIYRLRRPIQITPDETLAVHWSNDTTQGAPDPRLPQLGHRWLAPATSPAPGWLAHRLSLGVTEGVAELGSDKTLWLECNARELNGVSFTKGCYVGQENTARMNYRSTVNRRLVVAPLDAPGDRTRIAYPDLKLMVEHRRVDALGDALIPDWLAVALAPQD, encoded by the coding sequence ATGCCCGAAACCACCCTCCCCGATCGCGCGCTGCTCCGGATTTCGGGGACGGACGTCCGCGGCTTCCTGCAAGGTCTGGTCACCGCCGACGTGAACGGCCCGTTGCCGGCCTGGTCTGCCTTGCTCAGCCCGCAAGGCAAGGTGTTGTTCGACTTCATGTTATGGGCGGATGGCGACGACATATTGGTCGATTGCGAGACCGCACAGGCGGACGCCCTGGCCCGTCGCCTGTCGATCTACCGCTTGCGCCGTCCGATCCAGATCACGCCGGACGAGACACTCGCGGTCCACTGGTCCAACGACACGACACAGGGCGCCCCCGACCCCCGCCTGCCCCAACTCGGCCACCGCTGGCTCGCCCCCGCAACGTCACCTGCACCGGGATGGCTCGCACACCGCCTGTCGCTCGGCGTGACCGAAGGCGTCGCGGAACTCGGCAGCGACAAGACCCTATGGCTCGAATGCAATGCGCGCGAGCTGAACGGCGTCAGCTTCACCAAGGGCTGCTATGTCGGTCAGGAAAATACTGCGCGGATGAACTATCGCAGCACGGTCAACCGCCGGCTCGTCGTTGCACCGCTCGACGCTCCGGGCGATCGCACGCGGATCGCCTATCCGGATCTTAAGCTGATGGTCGAGCATCGCCGCGTGGATGCGCTCGGCGATGCCCTGATACCCGATTGGCTTGCGGTCGCGCTCGCACCGCAGGACTGA
- a CDS encoding dihydroorotase, whose product MATFDLILTGGTVHLPSGPARTDIGVRGGKIVEIGARGDAGETIDCMGLDILPGVIDTQVHFREPGLMHKEDLESGARAAVLGGVTAVFEMPNTKPNTDSAEAIGEKLSRAHHRMWCDHAFYVGATNHNAADLAELERLPGTAGVKIFMGASTGDLLVSEDSSLADVLASGHRRVAIHAEDEARMNARAGERIAGDASSHPVWRDDESALLATRRILALARAARRRIHVLHVTTPAELELLGQNKDIATCEVTPQHLTLAGEEAYPRLGTLAQMNPPIRSGAHRDGLWYWLQQGVPDILGSDHAPHTLEEKGKPYPDSPSGMPGVQTMLPLMLNHVAEGRTTLARVIDLTSAGPQRVFNISGKGRIAVGYDADFSIVDLKARWTITDDWLASRCGWSPFTGMEITGRPIGTVVRGHRVMWDGALADAAIGEPIRFEGVDFG is encoded by the coding sequence ATGGCGACGTTCGATCTGATCCTGACGGGTGGTACCGTCCATCTGCCGAGTGGTCCTGCACGGACCGATATCGGCGTTCGTGGCGGCAAGATCGTGGAGATCGGCGCGCGGGGCGATGCGGGCGAGACGATCGACTGTATGGGGCTGGATATCCTCCCCGGCGTGATCGACACGCAGGTGCATTTTCGCGAGCCCGGCCTGATGCACAAGGAGGATCTGGAAAGCGGCGCGCGGGCCGCCGTTCTGGGCGGCGTGACCGCGGTGTTCGAGATGCCGAATACGAAGCCGAACACGGATTCGGCCGAGGCGATCGGCGAGAAACTGTCGCGCGCGCATCACCGGATGTGGTGCGACCATGCCTTCTATGTCGGCGCGACCAACCACAACGCCGCCGATCTCGCCGAGTTGGAGCGCCTGCCCGGGACGGCGGGGGTGAAGATCTTCATGGGCGCTTCGACCGGCGACCTGCTGGTATCGGAGGATTCCTCGCTCGCCGACGTGCTGGCGTCCGGGCATCGCCGCGTCGCGATCCATGCCGAGGACGAAGCGCGGATGAACGCCCGGGCGGGCGAGCGGATCGCGGGGGATGCGAGTTCGCATCCCGTGTGGCGCGACGACGAGAGCGCGCTGTTAGCGACGCGGCGGATCCTGGCGCTGGCGCGCGCGGCACGGCGGCGGATCCATGTGCTGCACGTCACCACGCCTGCGGAACTGGAGCTGCTTGGCCAGAACAAGGACATCGCGACGTGCGAGGTGACGCCGCAGCACCTGACGCTGGCGGGCGAGGAAGCCTATCCGCGGCTGGGGACGCTGGCGCAGATGAATCCGCCGATCCGGTCCGGCGCGCACCGCGACGGGCTGTGGTACTGGCTGCAGCAGGGCGTGCCGGATATTCTCGGGTCGGACCACGCGCCGCACACGCTGGAGGAGAAGGGCAAGCCTTACCCGGATTCACCGAGCGGCATGCCGGGCGTGCAGACGATGCTGCCGCTGATGCTGAACCATGTGGCGGAGGGCCGCACGACGCTGGCGCGAGTGATCGATTTGACGAGCGCGGGCCCGCAACGTGTGTTCAACATCTCCGGCAAGGGGCGGATCGCGGTCGGATACGATGCCGACTTCTCGATCGTCGACCTGAAGGCGCGCTGGACGATCACCGACGACTGGCTGGCGTCGCGCTGCGGCTGGTCGCCGTTCACGGGGATGGAGATTACCGGGCGGCCGATCGGAACGGTCGTGCGCGGACATCGCGTGATGTGGGATGGCGCGCTGGCCGATGCGGCGATCGGCGAACCGATCCGCTTCGAAGGCGTGGATTTCGGCTAG
- a CDS encoding DoxX family protein produces the protein MNTDLAPRQKRMRTVLRVLLATAYLAAGVLHLYIPAPFLRITPAWVPYPIAVIALTGLCEVAGAIGLMVPRLRWRAGVMLAAYAVCVYPANMKHAYDQVVVAGELHSLWYHAPRLMFQPVIVWWALFAGGVTDWPFRRRRAFS, from the coding sequence ATGAACACTGATCTCGCCCCGCGTCAGAAGCGCATGCGCACCGTATTGCGCGTGTTGCTCGCTACCGCCTATCTCGCAGCGGGGGTTCTTCACCTCTACATCCCGGCGCCGTTCCTGCGCATCACCCCCGCCTGGGTCCCCTATCCGATCGCGGTGATCGCGCTGACCGGATTGTGCGAGGTTGCCGGCGCGATCGGGCTGATGGTTCCGCGCCTGCGCTGGCGGGCAGGCGTCATGCTCGCCGCCTATGCGGTGTGCGTTTATCCGGCGAACATGAAGCACGCTTATGACCAGGTCGTCGTCGCGGGCGAATTGCACAGCCTGTGGTATCACGCCCCACGCCTGATGTTTCAGCCGGTGATCGTGTGGTGGGCGCTGTTCGCGGGCGGCGTGACCGACTGGCCGTTCCGCCGCCGCCGGGCATTTTCCTAG
- a CDS encoding DUF1134 domain-containing protein, with amino-acid sequence MTALMLGSGPVIAQDTVRTIDPNQAIDGDLSAPRGQTPRVQTPPRVQVPPRIQPSQADTPTAPPAYPPYNPPAAAPLAATPPAAALPADQQQDAAREGATAVAASSQTFDRPELLAAAEGVFGKGTAGLAGMLEKILKEQGQPNAYVAGREAGGAFVVGLRYGNGQLFHKIEGEQPVHWTGPSVGFDIGGDASKVFVLVYNLYDTEELYKGRFAAGEGRLFFIGGFAATYLRKGDKVVIPIRLGVGWRQGVNLGYMKFTHKTNWFPF; translated from the coding sequence ATGACGGCGCTGATGCTCGGGTCCGGGCCGGTGATCGCGCAGGATACCGTGCGCACGATCGATCCGAACCAGGCGATCGATGGCGATCTCTCCGCGCCCAGGGGGCAGACGCCACGCGTCCAGACGCCGCCCCGCGTGCAGGTGCCGCCGCGGATCCAGCCGTCTCAGGCGGACACGCCCACTGCGCCGCCCGCTTACCCGCCCTATAATCCGCCGGCCGCCGCTCCGCTTGCCGCAACGCCCCCTGCCGCGGCCCTTCCTGCCGACCAGCAACAGGATGCAGCGCGCGAGGGTGCGACTGCGGTTGCCGCAAGCAGCCAGACCTTCGATCGGCCCGAGCTGCTGGCGGCGGCGGAGGGCGTGTTCGGCAAGGGGACCGCGGGCCTGGCCGGCATGCTCGAGAAGATCCTGAAGGAACAGGGGCAGCCCAATGCCTATGTCGCCGGGCGAGAAGCGGGCGGCGCGTTCGTCGTCGGTTTGCGCTACGGCAACGGTCAATTGTTCCACAAGATCGAGGGCGAGCAACCGGTGCACTGGACGGGACCATCCGTCGGCTTCGATATCGGTGGCGACGCCAGCAAGGTCTTTGTCTTGGTGTACAACCTCTACGACACCGAGGAGCTGTACAAGGGCCGGTTCGCCGCGGGCGAAGGGCGGCTGTTCTTCATCGGCGGGTTCGCCGCGACCTATCTGCGCAAGGGCGACAAGGTCGTCATCCCGATCCGGCTGGGCGTCGGCTGGCGGCAGGGCGTCAATCTCGGCTATATGAAGTTCACGCACAAGACGAACTGGTTCCCGTTCTGA
- a CDS encoding site-specific DNA-methyltransferase, giving the protein MTTPIMGANSLALSSELLLQVRYMAPGSLAAIGRKARTHPKSQIRQIVSSIETFGFTVPVLVDEDDKIIAGNARVEAAILVGLESIPVVTLSHLNTEQKRAFVLAENKLATLSGWDKSVLKLEFSDLVELDLGFSLDVTGFLEPEVDALMFGADAVDHGDEIVPLPQKPTTRLGDLWLLGRHRILCGDATDPSNLQTLLKTDQVRTVFVDPPYNVRIGGHVTGAGQHEEFVMASGEMTDAEFTGFLEKTFQRLSDALIPGGLAYVCMDFRHMQNVLDAGKFAGFELLNLIVWDKGSGGMGSFYRSRHELIFLFAKPGDGRRNRVQLGKHGRDRHNVWCYPGVNGFGAEKARAREMHPTVKPLALVRDALLDSTARGDLVLDLFSGSGTTIVAAEDSGRRGAAMDLDPLYVDTTIVRWQDFSGQEARLESTGLTFREMRVRRSESTDACAHDLPPARVRTRRAA; this is encoded by the coding sequence ATGACTACTCCGATTATGGGGGCGAATTCGCTCGCCCTGTCTTCTGAACTTCTTCTCCAAGTGCGCTACATGGCGCCTGGCTCCCTTGCGGCAATTGGGCGTAAAGCTCGTACGCATCCTAAAAGCCAAATTCGGCAGATCGTCAGTAGTATCGAGACATTCGGGTTTACCGTTCCCGTGCTGGTCGACGAGGACGACAAGATTATCGCCGGCAACGCGCGTGTCGAAGCGGCGATCTTGGTTGGTTTGGAGAGCATTCCGGTAGTTACGTTGTCCCACCTGAACACCGAGCAGAAGCGGGCGTTCGTGCTCGCGGAGAATAAGCTCGCAACGCTTTCGGGCTGGGATAAATCGGTCCTGAAGTTGGAATTCAGCGACCTTGTCGAACTTGATCTAGGCTTCAGCCTAGACGTTACGGGATTTCTCGAACCGGAGGTCGACGCGCTGATGTTCGGCGCAGATGCGGTCGATCACGGCGATGAGATCGTCCCCCTGCCGCAGAAGCCGACCACCCGGCTTGGCGACCTGTGGTTGCTCGGCCGCCATCGCATCCTGTGCGGCGATGCCACGGATCCATCAAATTTACAAACGCTGCTCAAGACGGACCAGGTACGCACTGTGTTCGTCGACCCTCCCTATAACGTAAGAATCGGCGGGCATGTGACGGGCGCCGGGCAGCACGAAGAGTTCGTTATGGCATCGGGCGAGATGACTGATGCAGAGTTTACTGGGTTCCTTGAGAAAACATTCCAGCGCCTGAGCGATGCGCTGATACCAGGCGGCCTCGCCTATGTGTGCATGGACTTCAGGCACATGCAAAACGTGCTCGACGCCGGAAAATTTGCGGGTTTCGAACTGCTCAACCTCATCGTTTGGGATAAGGGCTCGGGTGGAATGGGGAGCTTTTATCGGTCACGCCATGAACTCATCTTTCTTTTTGCAAAACCGGGTGATGGTCGGCGCAACCGCGTGCAGCTGGGCAAGCACGGTCGAGACCGGCATAACGTCTGGTGTTATCCTGGGGTCAATGGGTTCGGCGCCGAGAAGGCGCGCGCACGTGAAATGCATCCGACCGTGAAACCCCTGGCGCTGGTACGCGACGCGCTGCTGGATTCGACAGCGCGCGGTGATCTGGTCCTGGACCTATTCTCCGGGAGCGGCACCACGATCGTAGCGGCCGAGGATAGTGGTCGGCGCGGTGCGGCAATGGATCTGGACCCGCTATACGTCGATACGACGATCGTACGCTGGCAAGATTTCTCAGGCCAAGAGGCACGGCTTGAGTCGACTGGTCTGACGTTCCGCGAGATGCGGGTCAGGCGGTCGGAGTCCACGGATGCGTGCGCTCATGACCTTCCTCCCGCGCGTGTCCGCACGCGGCGCGCAGCATGA
- a CDS encoding DUF5681 domain-containing protein, whose translation MRALMTFLPRVSARGAQHEGAIMSYNPHAGAEGDLSADPYIVTRGKPPREYQFKPGKSGNPRGRPPGTKDFRTLLQRELDRAVNASVNGRVTKVSKREAIAMRLVEKALKGDHKAIEACLKYGEDPASSDVALPPMDTDPRKEIELLEAFMARGTGGGDERPS comes from the coding sequence ATGCGTGCGCTCATGACCTTCCTCCCGCGCGTGTCCGCACGCGGCGCGCAGCATGAGGGGGCCATCATGTCATACAATCCGCACGCCGGAGCCGAGGGCGATCTTTCGGCCGATCCCTATATCGTCACGCGGGGTAAACCCCCGCGGGAGTACCAGTTCAAACCAGGCAAGTCTGGCAACCCCCGTGGCCGGCCACCGGGCACGAAGGACTTTCGCACGCTTTTGCAGCGTGAACTGGACCGCGCCGTCAACGCTTCGGTCAACGGCCGGGTAACGAAGGTTTCCAAGCGGGAAGCGATCGCCATGCGGCTTGTAGAGAAGGCGCTGAAAGGTGATCACAAGGCGATCGAGGCCTGCCTTAAATATGGCGAGGATCCGGCTTCGTCCGATGTAGCGCTTCCGCCGATGGATACCGATCCTCGTAAGGAGATCGAGTTGCTGGAAGCCTTTATGGCTCGGGGCACAGGGGGCGGCGATGAACGCCCCTCATGA
- the terL gene encoding phage terminase large subunit, producing the protein MNAPHDISSVLNELCRADLQVFVERVFATIDPAAELERGRYLEILCDYLARVERGDLRRLLITIPPRHLKSIATSIALPAWVLGRDPSKRIINVTYANDLTRDHSRNFLKVARSGWYAHVFPETATNVARATIGEFRTRQNGFRMGSSLGGTLTGLGGDMIIIDDLMKAADARSAVARENVRHFYGNTLVSRLNDKSSGSIIAVQQRLHEEDLAAHLKDLKFEHLNLPAIAEERQVFHLSSGRTHVREPGDLLKPRTEPREILDEFRQAMSGPDFQAQYQQNPTPPESALIDWTRIQTYAVAPERDQILYVTQSWDTALCDGPKSDFSVGTTWGYDGTAWLLLDLARVRLSYADLLERVRRERKRWKADAIIVEAAGMGHALLNELSRDHRCLGRPEHHAATCERHGYTPTMGKPERLAVGVDRLYSGLVRLPEAAPWLSDLKREMLAFPSATHDDQVDSITQFLLWVVERRGRSAASGGRDSRVTAPRRP; encoded by the coding sequence ATGAACGCCCCTCATGACATCTCGTCGGTGTTGAACGAACTCTGCCGCGCGGATCTGCAGGTGTTCGTCGAACGGGTGTTCGCGACCATCGATCCGGCGGCGGAACTTGAACGCGGGCGCTATCTGGAAATCCTTTGCGACTACCTTGCCCGCGTCGAGCGCGGCGATCTCCGGCGCCTGCTCATCACCATTCCGCCGCGGCATCTCAAATCCATCGCGACCTCGATTGCGCTGCCGGCGTGGGTGTTGGGTCGTGATCCAAGCAAACGGATCATCAATGTTACCTACGCCAACGACCTGACACGAGACCACTCGCGCAATTTCCTGAAGGTAGCGCGGTCGGGTTGGTACGCGCATGTGTTTCCGGAAACTGCAACGAATGTGGCTCGCGCGACCATCGGCGAGTTTCGGACGCGCCAGAATGGCTTCAGGATGGGGAGCTCGCTCGGCGGCACGCTGACTGGCTTGGGTGGCGACATGATCATCATCGACGACCTTATGAAGGCAGCCGACGCACGCTCCGCGGTGGCGCGTGAGAACGTGCGGCATTTCTACGGCAACACACTCGTCAGCCGATTGAACGATAAATCCTCCGGGTCGATCATCGCGGTGCAGCAGCGTCTGCACGAGGAAGATCTGGCCGCCCATCTCAAGGACCTCAAGTTTGAGCACCTTAATCTTCCTGCGATCGCCGAAGAAAGGCAGGTGTTTCACCTTTCGTCCGGTCGCACGCATGTGCGCGAGCCGGGCGATCTACTAAAGCCAAGAACCGAGCCGCGTGAGATTCTCGATGAGTTTCGACAGGCGATGAGCGGGCCGGATTTCCAGGCGCAATACCAGCAAAATCCAACCCCGCCAGAAAGTGCGCTGATCGATTGGACTCGTATTCAGACGTATGCGGTAGCACCGGAACGCGACCAGATCCTGTATGTCACCCAGAGTTGGGACACCGCGTTGTGCGATGGTCCCAAGTCGGATTTTTCTGTCGGCACAACGTGGGGATATGATGGGACAGCGTGGCTGCTTCTTGATCTTGCCCGGGTCAGATTGAGTTATGCTGACCTGTTGGAGCGGGTGCGTCGCGAGCGCAAGCGATGGAAGGCAGATGCGATCATTGTCGAAGCAGCAGGGATGGGCCATGCATTGCTCAACGAGCTTTCGCGCGATCATCGCTGTTTGGGGCGTCCTGAGCATCATGCCGCAACGTGCGAACGGCACGGCTACACGCCGACCATGGGCAAGCCGGAACGCTTGGCGGTCGGCGTGGACCGGCTATATTCCGGCCTCGTGAGATTGCCGGAAGCGGCGCCATGGCTCTCGGACCTGAAACGAGAAATGCTGGCCTTCCCGAGTGCTACGCACGACGACCAGGTCGATAGCATCACCCAGTTTCTGTTGTGGGTCGTGGAACGCCGCGGGCGGTCCGCGGCTAGCGGCGGGCGGGATTCCAGGGTCACGGCACCACGTCGCCCATAG
- a CDS encoding helix-turn-helix domain-containing protein produces MDIRQRLATNLRRLRLEKGWSQEEFADQAGIHRTYVSDIERGARNPTITVVERLARPLGMSPSELLA; encoded by the coding sequence GTGGATATCCGCCAGCGTCTTGCTACCAACCTGCGTCGCCTGCGCCTCGAGAAAGGCTGGAGCCAGGAAGAGTTTGCCGATCAGGCCGGTATTCATCGGACCTATGTCAGTGACATCGAACGCGGTGCTCGCAATCCTACCATTACCGTCGTCGAGCGGCTGGCTCGGCCGCTCGGCATGAGCCCCAGCGAGTTACTAGCCTAA
- a CDS encoding TonB-dependent receptor domain-containing protein: MACPIPASSWRAATVRTVAGWSKRRRGANWAADSTCSPAVIIFANAAGAISRRPKRTSCSASSAGPRPEHVSRCWAALPTPISTATGCRNSACSRATGRASTPSLITRRTARRCSTSPPTTICQIRCNSRATPFIATSARAPSTATSTTISLGENLYQPSAAERTALTRAGITGFPLSGETQANTPFPRFRCIANALINSEPNEKCNGLINRSATRQHEFGGTAELALTAPVGGMDNRLTIGTSYVRSKAVFTQTAQFGYLTPARAIVAVTGPGAFADGTQDSENAFDARVDLSGRTTGFSLYGTDSLSLSRTLKIDLSARFDHTVVKNRDRMTPGGGTGSLDGDHRFNKLNPAIAIAWNPSAAFGIDGAIAQTSRAPSAIELGCADPESPCRLPNALAGDPPLDQVVATTFEGGVHGAAKGLTWRIGAFRADSRDDILFVADDQAGFGYFRNFGRTRRQGIDVDASYALGPVRLSAHYTYLDATYRSPETVGGSANSSNEGPAPGFEGEIDIEKGDRIPLIPRDVFKASIGWDALRQVSLNLDMIAVSGATARGNENGEHRPDGVYYLGEGRTKGYAVFNLGVDVRPIERVTLFAQVNNLFDREYATAAQLAATGFDATGNFVARPFAGPVIGGERPLLGSTFFAPGAPRWVQVGAKLRF; encoded by the coding sequence ATGGCCTGTCCGATCCCGGCTTCGAGCTGGAGGGCAGCTACGGTTCGTACCGTCGCCGGATGGTCGAAGCGCAGGCGGGGGGCAAACTGGGCGGCGGATTCGACCTGTTCGCCAGCGGTGATTATTTTCGCGAACGCGGCTGGCGCGATTTCTCGCCGTCCGAAGCGTACCAGCTGTTCGGCAAGCTCGGCTGGTCCACGTCCGGAACACGTCTCGCGCTGTTGGGCAGCTTTGCCGACACCGATCTCAACGGCAACGGGTTGCAGGAACAGCGCCTGCTCGCGCGCGACCGGTCGAGCGTCTACACCCAGCCTGATAACACGAAGAACCGCGCGACGCTGCTCAACTTCACCGCCGACCACGATCTGTCAGATACGGTGCAATTCTCGGGCAACGCCTTTTATCGCAACATCCGCACGCGCACCTTCAACGGCGACATCAACGACGATCTCGCTTGGCGAGAACCTCTACCAGCCGAGTGCTGCCGAGCGTACCGCTCTGACCCGCGCGGGGATCACCGGCTTCCCACTGTCGGGCGAAACGCAAGCCAACACCCCTTTCCCGCGTTTCCGCTGCATCGCCAACGCGCTGATCAACAGCGAACCGAACGAGAAGTGCAACGGCCTGATCAACCGCTCCGCCACGCGCCAGCACGAATTCGGCGGCACCGCGGAACTGGCGCTGACCGCGCCCGTCGGCGGGATGGACAATCGCCTGACGATCGGCACCAGCTATGTCCGCAGCAAGGCCGTTTTCACGCAGACCGCGCAGTTCGGCTATCTGACGCCGGCGCGCGCCATCGTCGCGGTCACCGGCCCCGGCGCGTTCGCCGACGGCACGCAGGATTCGGAGAACGCATTCGATGCGCGGGTCGATCTGTCCGGGAGAACCACCGGATTCAGCCTGTACGGCACCGATTCGCTCAGCCTGTCGCGCACGCTGAAGATCGACCTGTCGGCCCGCTTCGACCACACCGTCGTGAAGAACCGCGATCGCATGACGCCGGGCGGCGGCACGGGCTCGCTGGATGGTGATCATCGCTTCAACAAGCTCAATCCCGCCATCGCCATCGCGTGGAACCCGAGCGCCGCGTTCGGCATCGACGGCGCGATCGCGCAGACCAGCCGTGCCCCCTCGGCGATCGAACTCGGTTGCGCCGACCCGGAAAGCCCGTGCCGGCTGCCCAACGCGCTGGCCGGCGATCCCCCGCTCGATCAGGTCGTCGCGACGACGTTCGAAGGTGGCGTGCATGGTGCGGCCAAAGGTCTGACCTGGCGCATCGGTGCGTTCCGTGCCGACAGCCGCGACGACATCTTGTTCGTCGCCGACGACCAGGCCGGGTTCGGCTATTTCCGCAATTTCGGACGGACGCGCCGCCAGGGCATCGACGTGGATGCCAGCTACGCGCTCGGCCCCGTGCGATTGTCCGCGCACTACACCTATCTCGACGCGACCTATCGCAGCCCCGAGACGGTCGGCGGTTCCGCGAACAGCTCGAACGAAGGACCGGCGCCCGGCTTCGAAGGTGAGATCGACATCGAGAAGGGCGATCGTATCCCGCTGATCCCGCGCGACGTGTTCAAGGCGAGCATTGGCTGGGATGCGCTGCGGCAGGTGTCGCTCAATCTCGACATGATCGCCGTCTCGGGCGCGACGGCGCGGGGCAACGAGAATGGCGAGCACCGGCCGGACGGTGTCTATTATCTCGGCGAGGGACGCACGAAGGGCTACGCGGTGTTCAACCTTGGTGTGGACGTCCGACCGATCGAGCGGGTCACGCTGTTCGCGCAGGTCAACAACCTGTTCGACAGGGAATATGCCACCGCCGCGCAGCTTGCGGCGACGGGCTTCGACGCGACCGGCAATTTCGTCGCGCGTCCTTTCGCCGGACCGGTGATAGGCGGCGAACGCCCGCTGCTCGGATCCACCTTCTTCGCGCCCGGCGCACCGCGCTGGGTCCAGGTCGGTGCGAAGCTTCGTTTTTGA
- a CDS encoding EthD family reductase, with translation MTTFVVTYPVQDGAKFDADYYVATHIPLVREKWSRHGLTTATALIPDQPEPPYAAVAVLEFADGAALDAALGSAEAGEVFGDVRNFTDLAPVGVRCEAK, from the coding sequence ATGACGACCTTCGTGGTGACGTACCCGGTGCAGGACGGGGCCAAGTTCGACGCCGATTACTATGTCGCGACGCATATCCCGCTGGTGCGGGAGAAATGGTCGCGACACGGGCTGACGACGGCAACGGCGCTGATCCCGGATCAGCCCGAGCCGCCTTATGCCGCGGTCGCTGTTCTCGAATTCGCCGACGGTGCGGCACTCGATGCAGCGCTCGGATCGGCGGAGGCGGGCGAGGTGTTCGGCGACGTGCGGAACTTCACCGACCTCGCGCCGGTCGGGGTACGCTGCGAGGCGAAATGA
- a CDS encoding pseudoazurin — MKRIAALALTLSVVIAAPAAAKDVIVKMKNAGAGGAMVFEPAFVKAAVGDTVRFVPTDPSHNAETISTMLPAGVAPSKGAMNKEFVLKPTVAGVYGVKCQPHYSMGMVALVQVGNGPSANLAAAKAVKLAPFAAKRMTPLLAQAK; from the coding sequence ATGAAGCGTATCGCCGCCCTCGCCTTGACCCTGTCGGTCGTCATCGCCGCCCCCGCTGCGGCCAAGGACGTCATCGTCAAGATGAAGAATGCCGGCGCCGGCGGGGCGATGGTATTCGAACCAGCGTTCGTGAAGGCTGCGGTCGGCGATACGGTGCGCTTTGTGCCGACCGATCCCAGCCATAACGCCGAGACGATTTCCACGATGCTGCCCGCGGGCGTCGCACCGTCCAAGGGCGCGATGAACAAGGAATTCGTCCTGAAGCCGACCGTCGCGGGCGTGTATGGCGTCAAGTGCCAGCCGCATTATTCGATGGGCATGGTCGCTCTGGTGCAGGTCGGCAACGGCCCATCGGCCAATCTCGCCGCGGCAAAGGCGGTAAAGCTCGCGCCGTTCGCGGCCAAGCGCATGACCCCGCTGCTCGCGCAGGCGAAGTGA